One genomic window of Bacillus mycoides includes the following:
- a CDS encoding DUF3947 family protein: protein MFYSYFDTRDRMRPYGTAGITYSGAQSTIQAVQQALQAQQQMQQIQQGIQPYYSSMEYYYPMHHITPYGISVSTIPYGTVYNL from the coding sequence ATGTTTTATTCATATTTTGATACCCGAGATAGAATGCGTCCGTATGGTACAGCGGGTATTACGTATAGCGGAGCACAAAGTACAATTCAAGCTGTTCAACAAGCGTTACAAGCACAGCAGCAAATGCAACAAATACAGCAAGGCATACAACCGTACTATTCATCTATGGAGTATTATTATCCAATGCATCATATTACACCATACGGAATTTCTGTTTCAACAATTCCATATGGAACTGTATACAACTTATAA
- a CDS encoding heterocycloanthracin/sonorensin family bacteriocin — protein sequence MNNFQQELQALSLNDYQPGNIVYWDQQNQYPYYYIEDAARRCGGCGRCGGCGRCGGCGGGGRCGGFRCFGCFGCFSCFGCGGCSNCSNCFDGFNGTTVTFEY from the coding sequence ATGAATAATTTTCAACAAGAACTACAAGCGTTAAGCCTTAATGATTATCAGCCTGGAAATATTGTGTATTGGGACCAGCAAAACCAATATCCATATTACTATATTGAAGATGCTGCTCGTCGCTGTGGTGGTTGTGGTCGCTGTGGTGGTTGTGGTCGCTGTGGTGGTTGTGGCGGTGGTGGTCGTTGTGGTGGATTCCGTTGTTTTGGTTGCTTCGGTTGCTTTAGTTGTTTTGGTTGTGGTGGTTGCTCTAATTGCTCTAATTGTTTTGATGGTTTTAATGGTACTACTGTAACATTTGAATATTGA
- a CDS encoding LysR family transcriptional regulator: protein MIPIELRQLEYFLAVSKELHFTKAAEKLNISQPSLSQQIRALEHDVGMPLFDRIGKKISLTEAGRVLLSHSKTIFHEVEQARSAIQDLNGLQHGSLTIGSLLTVVNYLLPPAILNFNNLYPNIELSVLGLRTGEIREKLLQNELDIGITFLPVQDKEIVSIPLYKSELTLVVPTSHSLTERKYVSIEELQDYPLILLPKNFHLTELITSHCQNFNFKPKPILEISTMESLIQMVSKGMGITVLPKPYIDFLQSEHIQSIKIENPTPTIDIGLIYRKDKYMCAATREFIEQLKLTVHSRQK, encoded by the coding sequence GTGATTCCAATCGAATTACGACAACTAGAATACTTTTTAGCTGTTTCGAAAGAGTTACATTTTACAAAAGCAGCTGAGAAATTAAACATTTCACAACCTTCACTAAGTCAACAAATACGTGCATTAGAACATGACGTAGGCATGCCACTTTTCGATCGAATTGGTAAAAAAATATCTTTAACTGAAGCAGGAAGAGTTTTATTATCGCACAGTAAAACAATCTTTCATGAAGTCGAACAAGCCCGTTCTGCCATTCAAGATTTAAACGGATTACAGCATGGATCCTTAACAATCGGCTCATTGTTAACCGTCGTAAATTATTTACTACCACCAGCCATTTTAAATTTCAATAATTTATATCCTAATATTGAGCTTTCTGTATTAGGTCTTCGTACAGGAGAAATTCGTGAAAAATTATTACAAAACGAATTAGATATTGGCATTACATTTCTCCCAGTGCAAGATAAAGAGATTGTTTCTATCCCACTATATAAAAGTGAACTTACATTAGTTGTACCAACCAGCCATTCTTTAACTGAACGTAAGTATGTATCTATTGAAGAATTACAGGACTATCCTTTAATTCTTCTCCCTAAAAATTTCCATTTAACAGAACTAATTACATCTCATTGCCAAAACTTTAACTTTAAACCAAAGCCAATTTTAGAGATTAGTACAATGGAATCTTTAATTCAAATGGTCTCAAAAGGTATGGGAATTACAGTATTACCAAAACCTTATATAGACTTTTTGCAAAGCGAACACATTCAATCTATTAAAATTGAAAACCCCACTCCAACAATAGATATAGGACTTATTTATAGAAAAGATAAATACATGTGCGCTGCTACCCGAGAATTTATTGAACAACTAAAGTTAACAGTACATTCTCGACAAAAATAA
- the gabT gene encoding 4-aminobutyrate--2-oxoglutarate transaminase — protein sequence MLKSNVLPGNYSQVLQKRYEAAVPTGIYHLTPLYVKEARGAIITDVDGNQFIDFAGGIGMQNVGHCHPKVVRAVQKQAESFIHPCFHVTPYENYITLAEKINEKVPGTSEKKTMFANSGAEAIENAVKIARKVTGRSKVISFERGFHGRTLMTMSLSTKENPYKAGFGPFVSDMHILPYPYYYRAEEGASPEEVDSQVIYQFDKFLEEVSPEKVAAIVMEPVQGEAGFIVPSILFVKRIREICDQYGILMIMDEVQTGFGRTGKWFATEHFQIEPDIITLSKSIAGGLPLSAIVGRAELMDIPGRGQIGGTFAGSPLSCAAGLAVFEIMEEEDLVERAQQVGNRIISHLHEMQLKYEVIGDVRGIGAMIAMELVTDRITKEPAKELTLKLIDEFWKNGLISIGAGIFDNVLRFLPPLVISNEEIDRGFEIINESFEKLCRK from the coding sequence TTGTTGAAATCGAACGTATTACCAGGAAATTATTCACAAGTACTTCAAAAAAGGTATGAGGCGGCTGTACCGACAGGAATATATCATTTAACGCCTTTATATGTAAAAGAAGCAAGAGGAGCGATAATTACAGATGTAGATGGAAATCAGTTTATTGATTTTGCTGGTGGAATTGGAATGCAAAATGTTGGTCATTGTCATCCGAAAGTTGTAAGAGCGGTACAAAAACAAGCGGAATCATTTATTCACCCATGTTTTCATGTAACTCCATATGAAAATTACATTACTTTAGCAGAGAAAATTAATGAAAAAGTGCCAGGAACAAGTGAGAAAAAAACGATGTTTGCAAATAGTGGTGCGGAAGCGATTGAAAATGCTGTGAAGATCGCACGTAAAGTCACAGGGAGAAGTAAAGTAATCTCGTTTGAACGAGGATTTCATGGGAGAACATTAATGACGATGTCTTTATCGACCAAAGAAAATCCATATAAAGCAGGATTTGGTCCGTTCGTTTCAGACATGCATATATTGCCGTATCCGTACTACTACAGAGCTGAAGAAGGGGCTTCTCCTGAAGAAGTGGATTCTCAAGTCATCTATCAGTTTGACAAGTTTTTAGAAGAAGTATCACCTGAAAAAGTAGCGGCAATCGTAATGGAACCAGTACAAGGAGAAGCTGGATTTATTGTTCCTTCTATTTTATTTGTAAAACGAATCCGGGAGATTTGTGATCAATATGGTATTTTAATGATAATGGATGAGGTGCAAACTGGATTTGGTCGAACTGGGAAATGGTTTGCAACGGAACATTTTCAAATAGAGCCTGACATTATTACATTATCAAAATCAATAGCTGGAGGCTTACCATTAAGTGCAATTGTTGGCCGTGCGGAGTTGATGGATATTCCTGGGAGAGGGCAAATCGGTGGGACCTTTGCGGGAAGTCCATTATCATGTGCAGCCGGTCTTGCTGTATTTGAAATTATGGAAGAAGAAGATCTAGTTGAAAGAGCTCAGCAAGTTGGAAATAGAATAATATCACATTTACATGAAATGCAATTGAAATACGAGGTCATAGGTGATGTTCGCGGAATTGGTGCAATGATTGCAATGGAACTTGTAACGGATCGTATAACAAAAGAACCAGCAAAAGAACTAACATTAAAATTAATTGATGAATTCTGGAAGAATGGGCTTATAAGTATTGGAGCGGGGATATTTGATAATGTACTACGCTTTTTACCACCTCTAGTTATCTCAAACGAAGAAATAGATAGAGGGTTTGAAATAATAAATGAGTCTTTTGAAAAGTTGTGCCGCAAGTAA